The DNA region CCCCTGGACCCCGGTGTAGTTGTAGAAGTAAGGGTCCGTGACCGTGTCCTTGCCGCTCCTGAGGGGGTTCAGGTACCAGCTGCCCGCCTCTTCCTCGCTGGCCAGCATCTGCTCGGTTATGTCGAAGCTGCGGCTAACCTTGCCGTTCACCTTGAGGAAGGTGCCCATGAAGCGCCCCTTCTCCTTGTAACCCAGGCGGTTGACGAACTCCTGGTCCCTACCGTCGAAGGCGTTGGGCTCGAAGACCGTCCAACTGGACATTACCAGCGGCGTCTTGGACAGCAGGTACTCCAGGGTCTTCAGCACCCGGTCCCGGGCGTCCGGGTCAGCAGGGTTGGCGGACTCCACCACCCTGGCCATGGTCCTGGTGGAGGCCACCAGCTCACCCACGTAGGCGGATACCCCGTTGGCCGCCGCCTTGGCGGAGGCGGACACCACCTCCTCCGCCTTCCTCTCCGCCATGGAGACGGAGCTGTAGGTGGTGTAGGCCCCAAGCAGGCCCAGGATCGCCACCAAGGGCACCAACACATAGAACAACATCTTCCCCCTTATGCCAAGCTTCACCATGCGGATCCCCCCCGAGGCAAGGTCAACAACCGGACACCCCCATAATAGGGTCCCGCCCCCGCCCGGGGAAGGGGCCAAAGGGGAACAAAACCATGAAAATAAGGGTTTATGCCGGTTCTTTTGTTACATTAATCCTACAGTCCGGGCACCGAGTCCCGGAGGGGCAGGCCATCGTGCCAGGCGGCACCGCACTGGCCCCCCAGGGACCAGTAGATGTTGTCCGGCATGGACAGGAAGAAGGGATCCACCTTGGACACGTCCACCAGCCCGTCCTGGTAGAGCGCCTGCCGGTCCACCAGCACCTCCTCCACCAGCCCCACGAAGAGCACGTCCCCGGGGAGCTCCAAGGTGTGCTTCACCGTGAGACCCACGTTCACCGGGCACTCCTCCGCGAAGGGGGCCATGGGAAGCCGGCCGAAGGAGACGTTGAAGACCTTGGACTTGTCCCTCTCCCGGCCGCTCACCAGCCCCATCAGGTCCACCCGCTTGAGCAGCCCCCGGGAGGGGACGTTCACCGAGAACTGGCGGGTCTTGAGGATCGCGTCCCGGGTGGCGTGGTCCCCGATGGAGATCCCCAGCATGGGGGGCGAGAAGTTGACCTGTCCTACGAAGGCCACGGTCATGAAGTTGGCCCTGCCATCCACCATTGCCCCCACCAGGACCACCGGCATGCCGGGCAGGAAGAAACGGTTCACCCTCAGCTGATCCTTCTCCACGATCACCACTCCTGTTCCTCTCCATTCAGGTTCTCAGCGGGCCAGCTCCCCCAGGGAGGTGACCAGCGTGCCCGGGGGAAGCTCTGGCACCCGCCTTACGGCCATCATCACCCCGTCCACGTAGATGGAGCTGTCGAAGCCGCAGATTTGGATCCGGATCACCTCCCCGGGGCGACCCAGCAGGATCTGGTGCTCCGAGTAGTCCGACGGGAAGGGCATCCTCTCCGAGTGGATGGCCACTCCCTCAACCTTTCCACCCAGGACCCGGTCCACCACCTCCCGGGTGGACACCTCCCCTCCCCCCTGAAGCAGCTTGGCCATGGACACCGCGGTGCCGCTGGGGGAGTTGGCCATCCGGTTATGGTGCAGGTCCCAGACGGAGGCCCAGGGGAAGTGCTCCGACGCGGATTTTAGGAAGTCCATCACCAGATTGACCCCCAGGCTGAAGTTGGATATGAGGGCCATCCGCCCCCCCGCTTGGGCTACCTTGGAGCGGACCTGGTCGATCCGATCCGCCGACAGGCCGGTGGTGCCCACCACCGCCGGCACCCCCATCTCCAGGTAGCCCTTGATGTGGTCCTCCAGGACATCCGCGGAGGTGAAGTCCACCGCCACCTGGGGCTTGGTCTCCGCCAGGCCCCTTCTAAGGTCCCCGAAGGCCCTCATCCCAAGGGGATCGATCCCCAGGAGCTCCCCTACGTCGGCTCCCTCCTCTAGGCACAGCCCCCCCGCCAGCTTCAGTCCCTCTTTTAGGACCCTGAGGGCCACCATTCGGCCCACGTTGCCCGACACGCCGGCGACGAAAACCCCTCCGGACAAGCGGTCCACCTCCTCGGATCAGATCTGGTCGAAGACCTGGAACAGTCCCCTCATCTCTATGCCATTATAAGCCTTTATTTGGCAGTTGGAGCGGATGGCCTCCGCCGCCTCCCGGAGGACCCGGCTGGAGACCCCGTAATGGATGGAGAACCGGGCCTCCAGGAAGGCGGAGTACTTGTCCGACAGGTCAACCAGGGGTCCGTCCACCACCGGGGAGCTCATGAGCTCCATCTCCGCCTCCCGGCGGACCGACAGGTCCAGGACAGGCCTTCCCTGGTGGAAGGCCTTGAGGGAGAAGGGGGACTCCACCAGGAACCGGATCAGGGGGGCGTGATCCTCCAGCAGGGGGTACACCTCCCGCTCCATCATCTGGGACTCCAGCTCCTGGAGGAGGTCCTGCAGTCCCATTTCCCGCTTGAGGGGGGAGATCACGTCCCGGGTGAGGGCCTCGGGGAGGTCGTGCATGAGGCCCCCGAAGAAGTTCCAGCCCCATCGGTTGGTGTTTAGGCCGCACATGGCGGACATGAGGAAGCTGAGGAAGCCAACGAAGAACATGTGCCCCAGGACTGAGGTGTTGGGGATCCGCTGAACCCGGGTCCAGCGCTTCTGGAACCGGAGCTGGGCCACCAGGTCCACGAAGTTGCAGAGGGGGTGGCTCCTGGCGCCGGCAAGCTTGAAGAGGAACTCCCGGACCAGGGGCAGGTCCCGGTGGGCCTCCAGCCGGTCCATCACCTCCCGTTTGGTCCTGTCGAAGCCGTATATCCCCCGGGCCAGGGGCTCGATGAGGGAGAGCTCCCAGGCGGTGGCCACCGAGTTGGCCCCCTCCAGCACCCGTTGCATGTCCTCCCTTGGCCCCCTGGTCAGGTGGATCTCGAAGAGGTGCATAAGCTTCGGGGACACCGCCTCCAGGTGGTCACGCCACTTGTCCAGGACCCACCGGGCCATCCGGTCCCCGCCGGTCTGGGTGAGCCGGTAGTAGACCGGGGGCTTAAGGTCCGTCAGCACCGCCCTCTTGAGGAACTCGAAGACCAGCCCCCTCGCCAGTCCGGGCAGGTCATCGAGCCCCGTCTGACGGGCAAGAAGCAGGGCCACCACCGCCTTGTGCCCCTGCTTGTCCATCTCGTAGAGGCCCAGCGGGCGGGGGTGGTCGTTCCACCGCTCCATGCTGAAGGCCCCGAAGGCGGTCTCCAATAGGTCAAAGGTTATCAACCGCTTCACCCCCTGTTCTCCCCCGATTATAAGGGCGGAGCGGGGCGCATGGGTGAATGTTAGGTCAAAAGATCTCCCCCGCCGCGTCCCGGAGCCGGTTTACCAGCTCCCGGGGCTCCAGCAACCGGACGTGGGGGAACGACGCTATGGCCCATCGCACCACCTGTTCGGGGTCCATGGCCCACCCCATGAAGACCCCCCCGTCGCCCTCCTCCTCCAGCCGGCTCAGGGGAAGGGACTGGGCCACGCGATCCGGAAGGGGCAGGCTCAGCTTGACCTTGAAAGTTACCCCATCGCTTCTGACCATGCTGGGGGGCACGAACTCGCCGGATCCCAGAACCTCCCAGGAGGAGAAGACATTAAGGGGATATGCGGCCTCCCGGGATCTCAAGACGTCGTAGCCCCGGACGTGCCACACCGCCCCGTATATGGGCAGGCTCCAAGGGTCCATGAGGACGTTGCCGCCTCTTCTTCGACGGAGCATCACCCGTTTGTGGTCCCGGATGCAGTCCGCCATGGCTAGGAACATCTCCTCGTCGGTGGGAAGGCAAGCGCATGGTAGGGCGGATCTCCCCAACTGCCTTCCCCGGTCCATCAGGGCCTCCGGCACCTGACCCTTGAGCTTGCGGTCGATGGACTCCAGGTGATCCCCCATGTGGGGTGCCATGGACCTGGCCAT from Thermanaerovibrio acidaminovorans DSM 6589 includes:
- a CDS encoding helix-turn-helix transcriptional regulator; translated protein: MGRDVSLKRLHRMRTIIGLFDRRIGYPKRELMDLVGYRCDRTLERDLKLLRDRLGIDVRYDTMSRRYRLSGVERVLISAELSVQEVTALSMAIQMARSMAPHMGDHLESIDRKLKGQVPEALMDRGRQLGRSALPCACLPTDEEMFLAMADCIRDHKRVMLRRRRGGNVLMDPWSLPIYGAVWHVRGYDVLRSREAAYPLNVFSSWEVLGSGEFVPPSMVRSDGVTFKVKLSLPLPDRVAQSLPLSRLEEEGDGGVFMGWAMDPEQVVRWAIASFPHVRLLEPRELVNRLRDAAGEIF
- the dapB gene encoding 4-hydroxy-tetrahydrodipicolinate reductase, encoding MSGGVFVAGVSGNVGRMVALRVLKEGLKLAGGLCLEEGADVGELLGIDPLGMRAFGDLRRGLAETKPQVAVDFTSADVLEDHIKGYLEMGVPAVVGTTGLSADRIDQVRSKVAQAGGRMALISNFSLGVNLVMDFLKSASEHFPWASVWDLHHNRMANSPSGTAVSMAKLLQGGGEVSTREVVDRVLGGKVEGVAIHSERMPFPSDYSEHQILLGRPGEVIRIQICGFDSSIYVDGVMMAVRRVPELPPGTLVTSLGELAR
- a CDS encoding cache domain-containing protein, which encodes MVKLGIRGKMLFYVLVPLVAILGLLGAYTTYSSVSMAERKAEEVVSASAKAAANGVSAYVGELVASTRTMARVVESANPADPDARDRVLKTLEYLLSKTPLVMSSWTVFEPNAFDGRDQEFVNRLGYKEKGRFMGTFLKVNGKVSRSFDITEQMLASEEEAGSWYLNPLRSGKDTVTDPYFYNYTGVQGDDKFIASISIPVQRNGRVVGIAGMDVDLTSLKDVVSSLGGAGGAKAYLISSGGVVVSAPDQSIMGKPMDEVAKVRCPPLRRSSPPSPPAGRCRSAGSPCLGANRCSGWWPR
- a CDS encoding flavin reductase family protein, giving the protein MIVEKDQLRVNRFFLPGMPVVLVGAMVDGRANFMTVAFVGQVNFSPPMLGISIGDHATRDAILKTRQFSVNVPSRGLLKRVDLMGLVSGRERDKSKVFNVSFGRLPMAPFAEECPVNVGLTVKHTLELPGDVLFVGLVEEVLVDRQALYQDGLVDVSKVDPFFLSMPDNIYWSLGGQCGAAWHDGLPLRDSVPGL
- a CDS encoding HD domain-containing protein; this encodes MITFDLLETAFGAFSMERWNDHPRPLGLYEMDKQGHKAVVALLLARQTGLDDLPGLARGLVFEFLKRAVLTDLKPPVYYRLTQTGGDRMARWVLDKWRDHLEAVSPKLMHLFEIHLTRGPREDMQRVLEGANSVATAWELSLIEPLARGIYGFDRTKREVMDRLEAHRDLPLVREFLFKLAGARSHPLCNFVDLVAQLRFQKRWTRVQRIPNTSVLGHMFFVGFLSFLMSAMCGLNTNRWGWNFFGGLMHDLPEALTRDVISPLKREMGLQDLLQELESQMMEREVYPLLEDHAPLIRFLVESPFSLKAFHQGRPVLDLSVRREAEMELMSSPVVDGPLVDLSDKYSAFLEARFSIHYGVSSRVLREAAEAIRSNCQIKAYNGIEMRGLFQVFDQI